In one window of Desulfurella amilsii DNA:
- a CDS encoding beta-ketoacyl-ACP synthase III: protein MRSKIVSIGSYLPEKIMRNLDLEKIVDTSDEWIVKRTGIKERHISDKPTSYLAYMAAKKAIEGVINPEEIDAIIVATVTPDKILPATALFVQSQLKAKNAFCFDINAACSGFLYALSVGDSYIRSNTAKNVLVIGAEVLSKFVDWTDRSTCVIFGDGAAAVLLQPSNDESGILDIVLHSDGDYTDLMQIPAGGSLSPCSKEAIDNHDIYIKMLGNQTFKMSVQSIVAVSEEALNRSNLSFNDIDLMVSHQANIRIIEGVAKRIHFPMEKVQIALDIHGNTAAASIPLALDLAYSQGKIKKNDKILLNSFGASLTWGACVVVW from the coding sequence TGTTTCAATTGGTTCTTATTTGCCAGAAAAGATTATGAGAAATCTCGATTTGGAAAAGATAGTTGATACATCAGACGAGTGGATTGTGAAACGCACAGGTATCAAAGAACGCCATATATCAGATAAACCCACAAGTTATTTAGCATATATGGCAGCAAAAAAAGCTATTGAAGGTGTCATTAATCCAGAAGAGATTGATGCTATAATAGTTGCTACGGTGACACCAGATAAAATCTTACCAGCTACGGCATTATTTGTGCAATCACAACTTAAGGCTAAAAATGCCTTTTGCTTTGATATAAATGCTGCCTGCAGCGGTTTTTTGTATGCTCTAAGTGTAGGCGATTCATATATACGATCAAATACTGCAAAGAATGTGCTTGTCATTGGTGCTGAGGTATTAAGTAAGTTTGTAGATTGGACAGATAGAAGCACATGTGTAATTTTTGGTGATGGTGCTGCGGCTGTGTTGTTGCAACCAAGCAATGACGAGAGTGGTATACTTGATATAGTGTTGCATTCAGATGGTGATTATACGGATCTTATGCAAATACCAGCAGGTGGCAGTTTATCGCCTTGTTCAAAAGAAGCAATAGACAACCATGATATATATATAAAGATGCTTGGCAATCAAACATTTAAAATGTCCGTTCAAAGTATCGTAGCTGTCTCAGAAGAAGCTTTAAACAGAAGTAATTTGAGCTTTAATGATATAGACTTAATGGTGAGTCATCAAGCCAATATTAGGATTATAGAAGGTGTGGCAAAAAGAATACATTTTCCTATGGAGAAAGTGCAAATTGCACTCGATATTCATGGAAATACCGCAGCTGCTTCAATACCTCTTGCTCTTGATTTGGCTTATTCGCAGGGGAAAATTAAAAAGAATGACAAAATTTTGCTCAATAGTTTTGGCGCAAGTTTAACATGGGGTGCTTGCGTAGTTGTTTGGTAG